Proteins co-encoded in one Gemmatimonadales bacterium genomic window:
- a CDS encoding NADPH-dependent assimilatory sulfite reductase hemoprotein subunit, with product MTPRVTAESKVEVAKREGRHLRGTIGETLASEAARFGEDDVSLLKFHGTYQQDDRDLRRARETAGEGKAYSFMVRVAIPAGAVTAEQYLGLEEIADQHGNYTLRVTTRQGFQFHGVLKGDLKATIAGVNQKLLTTIAACGDVERNVMGCSAPLGDADHAAVREVASAIARELRPATRAYHEIWLDGEKQISTEEEEPFYGDRYLPRKFKTAVGLSNDNCVDIWSQDVGLLAIVSDGRLQGFNLLVGGGLGMTHNKGDTAARLAEPLGFVPILNGVEAVRIVAAIFRDHGNRADRRHARLKYLLAEWGIQRFREEFQRRASFRLGPAVALPPLPFHDHLGRHRQNDGRLFYGVFIQSGRIVDTPGHALKTALHEIVTRLRPGVRLTGQQNLLLTDLDADGIETVARILQAHGVALPTALSAARRFSMACPALPTCGLAVAESERAIPGILDEFEAELDVLGLRDAPITIRMTGCPNGCARPYTADLAFVGRSLGLYNVYVGGGLAGDRLVDLYRADVPQEALLAAVRPLLVRWAAERAQGEGLGDFYQRLMGLRARRTTLTGRELPTIDRIPVEVAR from the coding sequence ATGACCCCTAGAGTCACCGCGGAATCGAAGGTCGAGGTCGCCAAGCGGGAGGGGAGACATCTTCGCGGCACCATCGGGGAGACGCTCGCCTCCGAGGCCGCCCGCTTCGGCGAGGACGACGTCAGCCTGCTCAAGTTTCACGGGACGTATCAGCAGGACGACCGCGACCTCCGCCGGGCGCGGGAGACCGCCGGCGAGGGCAAGGCCTACAGCTTCATGGTGCGGGTCGCCATTCCCGCTGGCGCCGTCACCGCCGAGCAGTACCTCGGTCTGGAGGAGATCGCCGACCAGCATGGCAACTACACCCTCCGGGTCACTACCCGCCAGGGATTTCAGTTCCACGGCGTCCTCAAGGGCGACCTCAAGGCCACCATCGCGGGGGTGAACCAGAAGCTGCTCACTACCATCGCCGCCTGCGGCGACGTGGAGCGCAACGTGATGGGCTGTTCCGCACCGTTGGGCGACGCCGATCACGCGGCCGTCCGCGAGGTGGCGAGTGCGATCGCCCGCGAGCTCCGCCCCGCCACCCGCGCCTACCACGAGATCTGGCTGGACGGCGAGAAACAGATCTCCACCGAAGAGGAGGAGCCGTTCTACGGCGACCGCTACCTGCCGCGGAAGTTCAAGACCGCGGTGGGCCTGTCGAACGACAACTGCGTCGACATCTGGTCTCAGGACGTCGGACTGCTCGCCATCGTCTCCGATGGCCGGCTGCAGGGATTCAACCTCCTGGTGGGCGGCGGGCTCGGCATGACCCACAACAAGGGCGATACCGCTGCCCGACTGGCCGAGCCCCTCGGCTTCGTGCCGATCCTCAACGGGGTCGAGGCGGTGCGCATCGTGGCGGCCATTTTCCGCGATCACGGCAACCGGGCCGACCGGCGGCACGCGCGGCTCAAGTACCTGCTCGCGGAGTGGGGCATTCAGCGGTTCAGGGAAGAGTTCCAGCGGCGTGCCTCGTTCCGGCTCGGCCCCGCGGTGGCGCTCCCTCCGCTGCCGTTCCACGATCATCTCGGCCGGCACCGGCAGAACGACGGACGCTTGTTCTATGGCGTCTTCATTCAGAGCGGGCGCATCGTGGACACGCCGGGTCACGCGCTCAAGACGGCGTTGCACGAGATTGTCACCCGGCTCCGGCCGGGCGTGCGGCTGACGGGGCAGCAGAACCTGCTGCTCACCGATCTCGACGCGGATGGTATCGAGACGGTGGCGCGGATCCTCCAGGCCCACGGCGTGGCGCTGCCGACCGCGCTCTCCGCGGCGCGTCGCTTCTCCATGGCCTGCCCCGCGCTCCCGACCTGCGGCCTGGCGGTGGCCGAGTCGGAGCGCGCCATCCCCGGCATTCTCGACGAGTTCGAGGCGGAGCTCGACGTATTGGGCCTGCGGGATGCCCCGATCACCATCCGGATGACCGGCTGCCCCAACGGCTGCGCGCGGCCCTACACGGCGGACCTCGCCTTCGTCGGCCGCTCGCTGGGCCTTTACAACGTCTACGTGGGCGGCGGCCTGGCCGGCGACCGCCTGGTCGACCTCTACCGGGCGGATGTGCCCCAGGAGGCGCTGCTCGCTGCCGTCCGGCCGCTGCTGGTGCGCTGGGCCGCGGAGCGGGCCCAGGGGGAAGGCCTGGGCGACTTCTACCAGCGGTTGATGGGCCTCCGTGCCCGGCGCACCACCCTGACCGGCCGGGAGCTGCCGACCATCGACCGGATCCCGGTCGAGGTGGCGCGATGA